GGCCCCAGACCAGCGCGATCATGGGCGTGCCGACCACCACGACAAGGATCGACAGCGGCAGGCCGAGCCGCCAGTAATCGCCAAAGCGATAGCCGCCCGGCCCCATGACCAGCGTGTTGCACTGATGCCCGATCGGGGTCAGGAAATCGCAGGCCGCCCCCAGCGCGACCGCCATCAGGAAGGGATCGGGGTTCAGGCCCAGCCGCTTGGCGAGGCTGGCCGCGATGGGCGCCATCACCAGCACGGTCGCGGCGTTGTTGAGGAAGGGCGTCACCGCCATCGCCAGCACGATCATCATCGCCACGGCCGCCAGCGGCGGCACCTCGCCGGCCACGCGTTGCAGCCCTGCGGCGATCAGGTCTGACCCGCCGGTGGCCTGGATGGCGTTGCTGACCGGGATCAGCGCGGCCAGCAGCACGATCACCGGCCATTCGATCGATTCATAGGCCTCCTCGGTCGTCATCACGCGCAGCAGCAGCATCAGCGCCGCCGCGCCTGCAAAGGCCACGGCCACCGGCACGACATGGGCCGCCACCAGCACCATCGCCGCGGCCAGGACGAGGATCGGGATCCAGCTGCGCTTGCGGCTGCCAAGCGCCACGTCACGCTGGCTCAGCGGCAAGACGCGCAATTCGCCCAGCGAGGGGGCCAGCCGCTCGGGCGCGGCCTTGAGGATCAGCACGTCCCCCGCCTCGAAGCGCAGGCGGCGCAGGCGGCGATCAAGGCGATGGCCGCGCCGGCTGACGGCCAGAAGCTGCAGGCCATGGCGGCCAAGCAGCTGCGCCTCGGCCGGGGTGCGGCCGATCAGGGCGGAATCGGCGGTGACGACGCCCTCGGCGACGGCGGCCTCGCCCTCGTCCGTCTCGTCCTCGGCCACTTCCTCGCCCGCCAGGCGCAGGCGGGCGCGGGCGACGACGCGTTCGAGATCCTCGGGCTCGCCGCTCAGCAGCAGCACGTCCTCGGCGGCCAGCGCCTCGTCGGGGCGGGGGGCGTGGCGGCGGAAGCGTTCGCGGATGACGGTGGTGACGCGCAGCCCGCCCTCGGCCAGCGCCTCAAGCTCGGCCACCGTGCGGCCGACAAAGGGCGAGCCTTCGGGGACGCGCGCCTCGGTCGCATATTCCTCGAGCGTGAAGGCCGCGTCCATCGACCGGCTGGCGGCGCGGCGGTCGGGCAGCAGGCGATAGGCGAAGGACAGGAAGACCACGCCCAGCACGGCGATGACGATGCCCACGGGCGCATAGTCGAACATGCCGAAGGGCTTGCCCAGGATATCCTCGCGCACCTTGGATACCAGGATGTTGGGCGAGGTGCCCACCAGCGTCACGATCCCCCCGATGAGCGAGCCGAAGGCCATGGGCATCAGCATGAAGGACAGCGGCGTGCCCGTGCGCCGCGACAGCTGCGCCGCCACCGGCATCAGCATGGCCAGGGCGCCCACGTTCTTGGTCACCATCGACAGCGCCGTGACCGCCAGCACCAGCACCGTCACCTGCGACTGCGTGCCCTTGAGGTTGCGCAGCAGGGGGCGCATCGCGGTTTCCACCGCCCCCGACCGCGCCACCGCGGCTGATACCAGCAAGGCGGTGGCCACGATGATCACTACATCGTCGCCAAAGCCGGAAAAGGCTTCGGCCGCGGGGATGATCCCGATGATGACCCCCGCCAGCAGCGCAATCAGCGCGATAAGGTCATAGGGCAGGCGCCCCCAGATGAACAGACCGATGGTGACGGCCATCAGTCCGAAGGCAAGCGCTTGATCGAGGGTCAATTCCTAGGTCACTCCGCAAAGGCAGGGCGGAACCGCCGGGCCTCGGCCCCGGTTCCACCCGACATTGATGCAGGGGAGCCTTTGGCAGTGGATATCATGGGATGGCTTTTCCGGGCATCGCGCAACCGCGACGGCCAGGCCGTGACGCTGGAGGAGGCGGGCCTGGGGCATGCGCCGTCGGCGCCGTCCCCCGGCCCCGACCCCGAGGGGCGGCTGGAGGCGGCGCTGGCGACGCGCCTGCTCGATGGCTGGCTGTCGAACCGCCAGCAGGTGCTGGTGCCCCATACGCTGAACTTCCGCGCCTTGGACGGGGGGCAGGGGGCGCTGCTGGTCGATGTGATGGCCGCCGCCGCGCAGGCCGATGGCACGGTCGATCCGCGCGAGGCGC
Above is a genomic segment from Paracoccus contaminans containing:
- a CDS encoding SLC13 family permease; the encoded protein is MAVTIGLFIWGRLPYDLIALIALLAGVIIGIIPAAEAFSGFGDDVVIIVATALLVSAAVARSGAVETAMRPLLRNLKGTQSQVTVLVLAVTALSMVTKNVGALAMLMPVAAQLSRRTGTPLSFMLMPMAFGSLIGGIVTLVGTSPNILVSKVREDILGKPFGMFDYAPVGIVIAVLGVVFLSFAYRLLPDRRAASRSMDAAFTLEEYATEARVPEGSPFVGRTVAELEALAEGGLRVTTVIRERFRRHAPRPDEALAAEDVLLLSGEPEDLERVVARARLRLAGEEVAEDETDEGEAAVAEGVVTADSALIGRTPAEAQLLGRHGLQLLAVSRRGHRLDRRLRRLRFEAGDVLILKAAPERLAPSLGELRVLPLSQRDVALGSRKRSWIPILVLAAAMVLVAAHVVPVAVAFAGAAALMLLLRVMTTEEAYESIEWPVIVLLAALIPVSNAIQATGGSDLIAAGLQRVAGEVPPLAAVAMMIVLAMAVTPFLNNAATVLVMAPIAASLAKRLGLNPDPFLMAVALGAACDFLTPIGHQCNTLVMGPGGYRFGDYWRLGLPLSILVVVVGTPMIALVWGLGG
- a CDS encoding DUF533 domain-containing protein, which produces MGWLFRASRNRDGQAVTLEEAGLGHAPSAPSPGPDPEGRLEAALATRLLDGWLSNRQQVLVPHTLNFRALDGGQGALLVDVMAAAAQADGTVDPREAQGLPQVLGRVGAGAAEQARLASALSEPQNLGALLARVEAEGLATHAYAAALLAVNRRAQVNRAFLDYLAARLGLAADIARSLERRYRA